The following is a genomic window from Nitrospira sp..
TCATGATTGGATCGTGCGCATGCATGCGGCGAAGGCGTTGGGTCGGATCGGCGATTCGGAGGCAGTCGCCGCTTTGATGCCATTGCTTCAGGACAAGGTCAAGGCTGTTCGCGAGGAAGCATCGGGCGCCTTGGCCGCCATCGGTGGCGCCGCCGTGACGGCGTTGGTCCACGCGCTGCAACACGACGACTGGCTGGTTCGCCTCCATGCCGTGGAGGCGTTGGGAAAGCTGAAGTCACCGGATGCCGTCGATCCACTGCTGCGCGCATTGTTCAACGATCGAGACTCGTCCGTTCGTGAGGATGTGGTGCGGGCGTTGGGTGCCATCGGGGATGCGCGGGCGGTGGACTATCTGGTTGCCGTGATGAAGGAGCCGAGCCTGCGTCTCCTGGCGGTGGAGGCGCTGGGCCACATCGGCGACCCGCGGACCGTGTCGTTGCTGCGGCGGATCGTCGAAGGAGCGCCACAGGGCGACCCGAGCCGTTCCGTCGCCGCCTGCGCCGACGGGTGGACCGATGAGATGGCGGTCATGGGCATGGCGGCTCGGGCGTTGGGGATGATTGCCGATCGGGATGCGATTCCCTCACTTCTGATAGCCCTGCGAAACACCGTGACGCGAGCCGAGGCGGCTGCGGCCCTGGCGAAGTTCGGACCGTCCGTCATTCCGACGTTGTTGCCCTTGCTGAGCGCGGAACAGGATGAAAATGTTCGGTATCACGTCCGAGAAACCCTGTCCGCCGTCGGTTGGCGTCCGGGGCGAGTGTAGAAATTGAAAGGAAAAATAAAACAGCAACATGACCTGGTTCTCGGTGTTTCCTTTTGAATTTTTCCTTTTGTCTTGTCGTTGACCATGCCCAAAGAGACCCTCGACACACTTGTTTCCGAATTGACCCACGAGGAAGAGTGGCGGCGCATGCGGGCTACGGCTGCCTGCCTGGCCGGTGGTCCGCGGGCGGTGCAGGCGCTCACGCATGCATTGGAGACAGGGACCGTTCCGCTCCGGACCGAAGCGGCAGGGATGTTGGCGCGGATCAAAGATCCTGCCGCGGGCGTTGCCTTGGTCCGGCTGCTTGGCGACGCCGATGAGACCGTGCGGCAGGCTGGGTTTGTCGCACTCGAACAAATGGCCGGTGTGCTGAATGACGCGACGGCGGCGAGCCTTGTGCGTAATCTCCACGAGTCGCAGGACGAGGATGTGCGGAACCGGGTCCGTCACCTCCTGGGGCTGATCCCGAACGCGATCGCTCCGCTGTGTGAGATGTTGACCCATCACGAAGTCGAGGCGCAGACGACAGCGGCGACAATTTTGGAGCATTTGCTCGACCCACGTTCGGCGGACGGGCTGATCGATGCGATGGCGTCCCCGGCCGTCCGCGACATTGCCGTGCGGACCCTGAAGAAGCTGGGGGCGATCCGTGAGCGGATCGACGCGTCGTTCAATGCGCTGCGGGACATCGAGGGCACGAGTGAGCGTGAAGAGGCCCGCATGGCTGTCGTCATGGATCTGCTCGGGATCGGACGGCCGAGCGTCGAGATCTTGATCGAGTACCTGGAGGATGACGATTGGGTGGTGCGAGAAGCGGCCGCCGATCTGCTGGGAAAAATCGGGGACGTCCGCGCAGTCGAGCCGCTGATGAAGAGGTTGCAGGTCGACCGGGATACCGGGGTAAAGGAGTATGCACTCAAGTCTTTGGGGCTCATCGGCGACCCGCGACCGGCGCAATTGTACATCGAGGCCATTCCGATCAGGCCGTTGCGGGTGATGGCGATCGAGGCCCTGGCAAAAATCAAGGACGTCGAGGTGTTGCGTCCGCATAACGAGCTGTTCAATCGGTTGCGAACCGACCGCGACGGCATCGTGTCCTACAGCGCCGGACTCATCGCAGACAAACTCGCCGCCCTCGAAGGCGGACAGCCGGTCGGACAGGAGGGATCGGAGGATCATGAGTGAGACAGCAAGAATTGCGCAATTGATTTCCGCGCTTCGCGACGATAATGACGCGTTGCGGGACCATGCGATGGCAAGCCTGGGGCAGATGGGCATCGAGGCCGTTCCCCAACTGATCGGTCTGATGGCGGATGAGGATGCCGTCGTACGTGAAGCGGCGGCGACCGCCGTGGTGCGTATCGGCCCCGTCGCCTTCGATCATCTGCTCGACGCGCTCCGCGACGATGAATGGGCGATTCGTGAACAGGCGGCGAATGCGCTGGGACGTCTGCGTGATACGCGGGCGGTCGAGCCCCTCATGGCGGTCCTGAAAGACAAAGACGGCGCCGTCAGGACGGCGGCGGTGTGGGCGTTGGAACGCATTGGAGACGCACGGGCGACGCCAGGTTTGATCGACGCACTCGGCGACGGCACGGTGCGCGAGGATGTGGCGCGAGTCCTGAAAAAAATCGGCGACAGCAGGGCGGTCGATGCGCTGATCGACGGTCTCTTGGGCCCCAATTGGATGGTGCGACGCCATGCGGCTGAGGCGCTCGGGAAAATCGGCGATCCGCGTAGCGCCGATGCGTTGATCCGGTCGCTGCAGGATGAGGATTGGCTCGTGCGCCGGAATGCCGCCGAGTCGTTGGCGCGTCTGGGGGCGAAGCAGGCGATCGAGCCGTTGCTTCCTCTCTTGGAAGACGAAAATACGATGGTGCAGGAAACGGTCGAAGGTGTGCTCGCGAGTTTGGGGTGGAAACAGGCGGCCTCGTCATAACCGGATAAAGGAACTCTACTATGGCAGATGAAGCACCGGCAAAACTGATTCAGATCGGACCGAAGGGTGGCCTCAAGAAAGACGGCTTCAACTTGGTGACGGAGCGGGTTGTGGCCGTCAATCCGGAAGCCAAGCAGTTGGAAGTCGAACTGCTCGCGTACGACGGGAAAACCGTCGTACTCGATGTGGGAGAAGAGGCCCTCGAAGAGTTCCTCAAGATCAAACCCGGCGACGGGGCGACGATCCGCGTGGTCGAAGAAGGCGGCAAGCGCATTGCGAAGAGCTTCCGGGTTCGCGCGAAGGATCCGAATGCGGCCAAGGCCGATGCCATGTTGATCGACTTGAAAGACTCCCATTGGCTCAACCGCAAATATGCGGCGGAAGTCCTCGGTGAGTTGAAAGATCCGCGCGCCGTAGGGCCGCTGGTCGATGCCCTCACCGACGAAGTGGGCGACGTGCGGCAACGGGCCTATGACTCGTTGATCAAGATCGGCGGGACGGCCGTGCCCTCCCTCGTGCCGTTGTTGGCTGTCGAGGAGGACGATGTGCGTCAATCGGCGACGGAAATCATCCGGAAGATCGGAAAACCGGCCGTCGAACCATTGGCCACGGCCCTGGCAGAAGCCGACGACCGGCTGAAGATCAAGATCATGAAGGTGCTCGACCGGATGGGTTATAAACCGAAGCCCAAAGAAGGGGCGCAGGCCGAGGCGGCGAAGCTTCTCAGCTAGTTGTGGAGACCTGCCCGTCGGCTAGGCGAACGGGTCCTTGGTTGGGCGCCCGACCGAGACGTGGCGGAAACCGAAGCCGACGACGCGGTCCGTGTCGTAGACGTTGCGTAGATCCAGCAGCAGCGGCTGCCGCATGGACTGTTTCAGCCGCTCGAAGTCAAGATTTCTGAACTGGTTCCATTCGGTCATGATGATCAGGCCATCGGCGCCCTCCGCTGTGCCATAGGGGTCCTGGCAGGGAACCAGGCCCGGCAGCAACTTCGTGGATTCCTCCATCGAGACCGGGTCATAGGCGCGAACGGTCGCGCCGTCTTTCATCAACTCGCCGAGGATCGTCAGGGATGGCGCTTCCCGCATGTCGTTGGTGTTGGGTTTGAACGACAATCCCAGCACGCCGAGGGTCTTTCCCTTCACCCCGCCGCAGGCCTCCCGGACTTTGGCTACCATGCGCAGGTGTTGTTCATAATTCACCTTGGCTGCGGCGCCGGCGATTTGAAACGGGTATCCCACCCGTTCTCCGGTCTGGACCAACGCGGCCAAGTCCTTTGGGAAACAGGAGCCGCCGAACCCGGGTCCGGCATGCAAAAACTTGCTCCCGATGCGATTGTCGAGCCCCATGCCCTTGGAGACCATTTGTACGTCGGCCCCCACCTTTTCGCACACCGTGGCGATTTCATTGATGAAGGAGATCTTCACGGCGAGAAATGCGTTGGAGGCGTATTTGATCATTTCGGCCGTGGGAATATCGGTTACGACGATCGGGGTTTCCAGCAAGTAGAGGGGGCGATAGAGATCCTTCATGATCGCGACGGCCTGCTCGCTGTCGGCCCCGATCACCACGCGGTTCGGCCGCATGAAGTCTTCGATGGCGGAGCCTTCACGGAGGAATTCCGGATTCGACACGATATCGAAGCGGAAGCGGCCGGTCTGGTTGGCCTTGATCACCTCACGCAATTTTTCGCCGGTCCCGACCGGAACCGTGGACTTGGTGACGATGACTTTGTAACCGGTCATGTTTTTGGCGATGCCGCGTCCCACTTCCTCGACATAGGACAGGTCGGCCGAGCCGTCGGACTTCGGCGGAGTCCCGACAGCGATAAAAATAGCCAACGCCTTGTCCACGGCCTTGGCCACATCGGTGGTGAAGTGAAGCCGGCCTTCTTTGATGCCCTTGGCCACCAGTTCGGTGATGCCCGGTTCAAAAAAGGGGACTTCGCCCTTCTCAAGCTTGGTGATGCGGCGCTCGTCCGTATCCATACAGGTGACGTTCACGCCGAATTCCGCGAAGCAGGCTCCGGTGACCAGGCCGACATAACCAGTTCCAATCACGCTGATATGCATGGATGCGTCTCCTTTTACAGCACTATCGTCGGGTGTTCGTGTGAGTGTACGTGGAGCGCCGTCAGTATAACAATGACGACAAGGGCGAGCAATCAAATCGCTTGTTTTTGGCCGAAGGCTCGCGGAAGAATTGCAGATTGCGCCGCACTTCAGTAGAATTTCGCCCTCTTCACAGGAGCGACCGGCGAATGGCGGCATCGAGTGGACCCATCCAGCGACCCTTGGCGATGATGATGCGTCCCATCACCAGGACGGTGCATCCGGATGACACCTTGCTGGCTGTGGCGCGACAACTGCGCGATGCCAGGGTGGGGGCGATGCTCGTCTCCGATCATGGAGACTACGTGGGCATCGTCAGTGAGGCGGACCTGGTTCGAAAGGCCATGGCCAGCGGGGCAGCCGCCGATCAGGTTCTTGTGCGGGCGGTGATGAGCGCACCGGTGATGACGATCGATATTGCCCAATCGGCGCATGAGGCGAGCGATGTCATGGCTGAACGAGGGATCCGACACCTCGTCATTACTGAAGAAGGCCGCGTGGTCGGCATGATTTCGGTGCGCGATCTGCTTCGCTACTTCAAGAATTGGGGAACGCTGTAACATGATGCCTGCTCACTTCACGCCGTGTCTCTTGCCGGTCTTGTCTTCAACGGCACTTCGTCGATGATGGGGCAGGGACCTTCGGTGCCTTCCACTTCCCGCATCTTTTTGCTCGTGACCGCGCTAGTGACGGGCGCGATTGTCATGGCGCTCGAGATCTTGGGCAGTCGTTTGCTCGCTCCGGTTTTTGGAAACTCCTTATTCGTCTGGGGAGCGCTGATCGGGATCATATTGGCGGCCATGAGTTCGGGCTATGCCTTCGGTGGATGGGCGTCGGATCGGTATCGCGTCGCGGCGGTTCTGGCGTGGCTGCTCCTTGGATCGGGGGCCTGGACGTTGTTGATGTCCTGGGTGGGGCATACGACGATTCTCAAAGTGGCGAGAGCCATAGAAGATCCTCGGTGGGGGCCGAGCCTGGCCGCCTGCGTGTTGCTCGCTCCTCCTGCGTTCGGGCTGAGCGGGGTCATGCCGGCGCTGCTCCGTTTGGCCGTTGTGGATATGGGGTATCTCGGTCGTCACACGGGCAGCATGATTGCTCTGTCCACGGTCGGGAGTTTGGCCGGAACCTGGGGCACTGCATTTTTTCTCCTCTCATGGCTGGGGACCCACGCACTGGTCGCTTCGTTGGGCATCGCGCAGCTCCTTCTGGGACTATTGTGGTTGCAGCGAGGGAGCGATAGAAGGACGAAGCTGGCGGGATTGTTTCTGACCGGTCTGCTCATTTTGAGCTGGCAATTGTTCGGTCAGGCTCCTCCCGTTGCCGGGCTTGTGCATCAGGAAGATAGCCCTTACCAGCAGGTACGGGTCCGTGACGATGATCTGTTTCGGTATCTGGTGCTTGATCGAACGTGGCACGCGGTCATGTGGCGGGCTGATCCTGCGACCCTCTTCCTTCCCTATAGCCAGCTCATGGTCGCGGCTGTGGCACTGACGCCTGAACCGAAGCGGGGGCTCATCTTGGGACATGGAGGTGGATCACTGGCCAAGTGGTTGGCTCTGGTCTGGCCGGAATTGGAGTTGGACGTCGTCGAATTCGACCCCGTCGTCGTGCAAATGGCGGAACAATATTTCGAATATCGGCCGCCTGCGAATCACCATGTCTTCGTCAAAGATGCCAGGGTGTTTTTGCGGGACACGGAGGCGACCTACGACGTCATCTGGGTCGACGCGTTTGCCCGACACCTCATTCCCTTCCACCTGACCACGGTCGAGTTTTTTTCAGAGCTCAAGAGGAGGCTGAATACGAACGGCGTCATGGCGCTCAACCTGGCTTCCTCGGGGGAAGGTGGAGATCTCCAGCGAGCAAGTGCGGTGGTGCAAACGTTGAAAACGGCCTTCCCCACCGTCGAATCCTTCGGAGTGAAGGGG
Proteins encoded in this region:
- a CDS encoding PBS lyase HEAT-like repeat, translated to MADSVSEQIAALSDDDWAVREEAAILLGTLKDPRAVVPLTRALRDADRAVREAAIGALSSIGEPSVLVLGTCLADSALHVQEAASAILASIADTRVFEPLVAALGSHDWIVRMHAAKALGRIGDSEAVAALMPLLQDKVKAVREEASGALAAIGGAAVTALVHALQHDDWLVRLHAVEALGKLKSPDAVDPLLRALFNDRDSSVREDVVRALGAIGDARAVDYLVAVMKEPSLRLLAVEALGHIGDPRTVSLLRRIVEGAPQGDPSRSVAACADGWTDEMAVMGMAARALGMIADRDAIPSLLIALRNTVTRAEAAAALAKFGPSVIPTLLPLLSAEQDENVRYHVRETLSAVGWRPGRV
- a CDS encoding PBS lyase HEAT domain protein repeat-containing protein, producing MSETARIAQLISALRDDNDALRDHAMASLGQMGIEAVPQLIGLMADEDAVVREAAATAVVRIGPVAFDHLLDALRDDEWAIREQAANALGRLRDTRAVEPLMAVLKDKDGAVRTAAVWALERIGDARATPGLIDALGDGTVREDVARVLKKIGDSRAVDALIDGLLGPNWMVRRHAAEALGKIGDPRSADALIRSLQDEDWLVRRNAAESLARLGAKQAIEPLLPLLEDENTMVQETVEGVLASLGWKQAASS
- a CDS encoding PBS lyase HEAT domain protein repeat-containing protein; the encoded protein is MADEAPAKLIQIGPKGGLKKDGFNLVTERVVAVNPEAKQLEVELLAYDGKTVVLDVGEEALEEFLKIKPGDGATIRVVEEGGKRIAKSFRVRAKDPNAAKADAMLIDLKDSHWLNRKYAAEVLGELKDPRAVGPLVDALTDEVGDVRQRAYDSLIKIGGTAVPSLVPLLAVEEDDVRQSATEIIRKIGKPAVEPLATALAEADDRLKIKIMKVLDRMGYKPKPKEGAQAEAAKLLS
- a CDS encoding UDP-glucose 6-dehydrogenase — its product is MHISVIGTGYVGLVTGACFAEFGVNVTCMDTDERRITKLEKGEVPFFEPGITELVAKGIKEGRLHFTTDVAKAVDKALAIFIAVGTPPKSDGSADLSYVEEVGRGIAKNMTGYKVIVTKSTVPVGTGEKLREVIKANQTGRFRFDIVSNPEFLREGSAIEDFMRPNRVVIGADSEQAVAIMKDLYRPLYLLETPIVVTDIPTAEMIKYASNAFLAVKISFINEIATVCEKVGADVQMVSKGMGLDNRIGSKFLHAGPGFGGSCFPKDLAALVQTGERVGYPFQIAGAAAKVNYEQHLRMVAKVREACGGVKGKTLGVLGLSFKPNTNDMREAPSLTILGELMKDGATVRAYDPVSMEESTKLLPGLVPCQDPYGTAEGADGLIIMTEWNQFRNLDFERLKQSMRQPLLLDLRNVYDTDRVVGFGFRHVSVGRPTKDPFA
- a CDS encoding CBS domain protein, coding for MAASSGPIQRPLAMMMRPITRTVHPDDTLLAVARQLRDARVGAMLVSDHGDYVGIVSEADLVRKAMASGAAADQVLVRAVMSAPVMTIDIAQSAHEASDVMAERGIRHLVITEEGRVVGMISVRDLLRYFKNWGTL